One genomic segment of Musa acuminata AAA Group cultivar baxijiao chromosome BXJ3-3, Cavendish_Baxijiao_AAA, whole genome shotgun sequence includes these proteins:
- the LOC135632812 gene encoding transcription factor MYB41-like — protein MLFWLQDKTRLIPLYKYPVIPKGKASSYPHHNPCRPPTLSVGSMGRPPCCDEHGVKKGSWMPDEDKKLTDYIQKHGQGNWRRLPKLAGLDRCGKSCRLRWTNYLRPDIRRGKFTDEEEKLIIQLHSVLGNKWSTIATRLPGRTDNEIKNFWNTTLRKKLLQMGIDPVTHQPRTDLSLLSSLTSRLDSSLQLQVDAARLIELHLVQNLVRLLTRSSPAPNLDLIRLLGSAVPKNHHQVNDLFALTPQLSSLVNGSLGLPSLLPVGQQILSVNGGQTAAPSSADDSSSESMMTSKDCGTNSGTIPASVTAPSLVSSPENMSKNETIFLEGSTNTPTSPPFEAWDALNLDDFGWKEIIDQMPPWLNAP, from the exons ATGTTGTTTTGGCTGCAAGACAAAACAAGATTAATCCCCCTCTATAAATATCCTGTGATCCCCAAAGGCAAAGCAAGCTCATACCCACACCACAACCCTTGTCGCCCTCCTACTCTCAG TGTGGGAAGCATGGGGAGGCCACCATGTTGCGATGAGCACGGCGTCAAGAAGGGCTCTTGGATGCCTGACGAGGATAAGAAGTTGACGGACTACATTCAGAAGCACGGCCAGGGCAACTGGCGGCGGCTGCCCAAGCTCGCCGGCCTCGACCGGTGCGGCAAAAGCTGCAGGCTGCGCTGGACAAACTACCTCCGCCCGGACATCAGGAGGGGGAAGTTCACAGACGAAGAGGAAAAGCTCATCATCCAACTCCACTCTGTTCTCGGCAACAA GTGGTCGACCATCGCCACCCGTTTGCCCGGAaggaccgacaacgagatcaagaacttctGGAACACCACTCTGAGGAAGAAGCTGCTGCAGATGGGCATCGACCCCGTGACGCATCAGCCAAGAACCGACCTCAGCCTGCTCTCCAGCTTGACGAGCCGTCTCGATAGTTCCCTTCAGCTACAAGTAGATGCTGCACGCTTGATCGAGTTGCATTTGGTGCAGAACCTCGTTCGGCTCCTTACCCGCAGTAGTCCCGCTCCAAATCTGGACCTCATCCGTCTCCTTGGATCAGCTGTTCCTAAGAACCACCACCAAGTGAACGATCTCTTCGCATTGACCCCCCAGCTCTCGAGTCTCGTCAACGGATCACTCGGTCTTCCCAGTTTGTTGCCGGTGGGTCAACAAATCCTTTCCGTGAATGGTGGACAAACAGCTGCACCTTCATCTGCAGATGATTCAAGCTCGGAGAGTATGATGACGAGCAAAGACTGTGGTACAAATTCCGGTACGATCCCGGCATCAGTTACTGCACCTTCGTTGGTTTCATCTCCAGAGAACATGAGTAAGAACGAGACCATCTTTCTCGAGGGATCTACCAACACGCCCACCTCGCCGCCCTTCGAGGCTTGGGATGCACTAAACCTGGACGATTTTGGTTGGAaagaaatcataga TCAAATGCCGCCATGGCTAAATGCACCATAG
- the LOC135633927 gene encoding probable xyloglucan endotransglucosylase/hydrolase protein 30, with amino-acid sequence MDRGAPAFSFVVVAVLALASSVASVNVTTLAFDEGYVPLFGEGNLVRSAGGRSVSLLLNRFSGSGFISKDMYYHGFFSASIKLPSDYTAGVVVAFYTSNGDVFEKNHDELDFEFLGNIRGKEWRVQTNVYGNGSTCRGREERYYLPFDPTADFHRYSILWTAENIIFYIDDTPIREVRRSDAMGGDYPSKPMSLYATIWDASNWATSGGKYKVNYKFGPFVSSFSDLALLGCRLDPIQQVPTTQNGCAAADAELATTGLHVMTPEKRRAMRAFREQYMSYSVCYDRARYPEPLPECDILESEGKRFRETGHLKFRRHHRRMPRRGRRAVVADANRQPRM; translated from the exons ATGGATCGAGGAGCGCCAGCATTCTCCTTCGTCGTCGTCGCGGTGCTCGCCCTGGCCTCGTCTGTCGCGTCCGTCAACGTGACCACGCTCGCGTTCGACGAGGGTTACGTCCCGCTCTTCGGCGAAGGCAATCTGGTGCGCTCCGCCGGCGGGAGGAGCGTCAGCCTCCTCCTCAACCGCTTCTCCG GATCCGGATTCATATCGAAGGACATGTATTACCATGGATTCTTCAGTGCCTCCATCAAGCTGCCATCGGATTACACGGCGGGGGTCGTGGTTGCCTTTTAC ACGTCCAACGGTGACGTGTTCGAGAAGAACCACGACGAGCTCGACTTCGAGTTCCTGGGGAACATCCGCGGCAAGGAGTGGAGGGTGCAGACCAACGTGTACGGCAACGGGAGCACCTGCCGCGGCCGCGAGGAGCGATACTACCTCCCCTTCGATCCCACCGCCGACTTCCACCGCTATTCCATCCTCTGGACAGCTGAGAACATCAT CTTCTACATCGACGACACCCCTATCAGGGAGGTCCGACGGTCCGATGCCATGGGCGGCGACTACCCGTCGAAGCCGATGTCGCTCTACGCCACCATCTGGGACGCGTCCAACTGGGCCACCTCCGGCGGCAAGTACAAGGTCAACTACAAGTTCGGCCCCTTCGTCTCCTCGTTCTCCGACCTCGCCCTCCTCGGCTGCCGATTGGACCCGATCCAGCAGGTCCCGACGACCCAAAACGGCTGCGCTGCCGCCGACGCAGAGCTCGCCACCACCGGCCTCCATGTCATGACTCCCGAGAAGCGGCGGGCCATGCGCGCTTTCAGAGAGCAGTACATGAGCTACTCCGTCTGCTACGATCGGGCTCGGTACCCGGAGCCGCTTCCGGAGTGCGACATTCTGGAGTCCGAGGGGAAGAGGTTCCGAGAGACTGGGCACTTGAAGTTCCGTAGGCACCACCGGCGCATGCCCCGCCGCGGTAGGCGTGCGGTGGTGGCCGACGCCAACAGGCAGCCACGGATGTGA
- the LOC135634173 gene encoding 5'-methylthioadenosine nucleosidase-like, whose translation MMALPEENAGEAAAEEEAAAAVESVAEETSGKTGGDRPISTILIVIAMQTEALPLVAKFGLAEDADGSVFPKGVPWVRYHGTYKGLHIDLVWPGKDIILGVDSVGTVSSALLTFASIQALKPDLIINAGTAGGFKAKGACIRDVYLPSHVAFHDRRIPIPVFDLYGIGSRQTFSTPNLLKEVNLKVGRLSTGNSLDMSPQDEASILANDATVKDMEGAAVAYVADLLSVPAIFVKAVTDIVDGDKPTAEEFMQNLIAVTAALDHAVTEVVDFINGKSLYDL comes from the exons ATGATGGCGCTTCCCGAGGAGAACGCGGGCGAGGCGGCGGCAGAGGAAGAGGCGGCCGCGGCGGTCGAATCGGTCGCAGAGGAGACCTCGGGGAAGACTGGCGGAGACCGACCCATCTCGACCATCCTGATCGTCATTG CGATGCAGACGGAGGCACTCCCTTTGGTCGCCAAGTTCGGTCTCGCTGAGGATGCTGATGGATCCGT GTTTCCTAAAGGTGTTCCATGGGTCAGATACCATGGTACCTACAAAGGCCTGCATATTGATCTAGTATGGCCAGGGAAAGATATAATATTGG GTGTTGATAGCGTTGGCACAGTATCGTCAGCTCTTTTGACGTTTGCTTCGATTCAGGCATTGAAACCAGATCTTATCATCAATGCAGGAACCGCTGGTGGCTTTAAA GCAAAAGGAGCATGCATTAGGGATGTCTACCTTCCCTCTCATGTTGCTTTTCATGACAGAAGAATACCTATACCT GTCTTTGATTTATATGGAATTGGATCTAGGCAAACATTTTCTACTCCGAACCTCCTAAAAGAAGTTAACTTGAAG GTTGGGAGGTTGTCGACTGGCAATTCCTTAGATATGTCTCCTCAGGATGAAGCATCAATTCTGGCAAACGATGCGACTGTCAAAGACATGGAG GGAGCAGCAGTGGCATATGTTGCAGATTTATTATCAGTCCCAGCTATCTTTGTCAAAGCTGTGACAGATATTGTGGATGGGGACAAGCCCACTGCAGAAGAGTTCATGCAAAACTTGATTGCAGTTACTGCCGCACTTGATCATGCTGTTACTGAAGTGGTTGACTTCATAAATGGTAAATCTCTCTATGATCTTTGA
- the LOC135632870 gene encoding pentatricopeptide repeat-containing protein At3g51320-like has protein sequence MGRQPLRAGGVLRFNPNLFSPPPPSSPPKRISLYHPSLRPLLSCRSLRGLLQAHAHFLVTGLLHDSFAASRLLKAAADSAAAPLSYTVLLFRSVPAPDAFCANVVLKALSLSLDPLLALPFFVANLRSGFAPNSFTFPVLFSACARASSLDTGETCHGQAVKRGVDAVLHVRNSLVHMYATCGLVGCARMLFDEMSHRDTVSWNSMIDGYVTSGELNSARELFDEMPGRNVVSWNVMIGGYVKERNPEMGLELFRLMDKKGLKGNDKTMVSVVTACGRLGKLNGGRSIHAYYTRNFVDDNVIFGTALVDMYSRCRRVDVARRVFEEMPKRNLVCWNAMIVGHCIHGDPLDGLALFDKMVGEGCDTHEETNDSFHLETTGISPDEVTFIGLLCACAREGLLTQGKKYFEQMTKLYNLKPTFAHYWCMANLYGGLGLVEEAEEVLRGMPEDEESLALGGLLGFCRFRGELELGESIAKRLVELEPSNGSRYSLLQNIYVAAGKWEDAHKVKEMMRNREIRSMPGHRLVDLNEIVHNFKIGDRSKPEIEKVYEMLDDVAARLRIRGATMDLTESVQQ, from the exons ATGGGCCGTCAACCCCTCCGCGCCGGCGGCGTCCTCCGCTTCAACCCCAATCTCTTCTCCCCTCCCCCGCCGTCCTCTCCCCCTAAGAGGATCTCCCTGTACCACCCTTCTCTCCGCCCCCTCCTCTCCTGCCGCTCCCTCCGCGGCCTCCTCCAGGCCCACGCCCACTTCCTCGTTACCGGCCTCCTGCACGACTCCTTCGCCGCCTCCCGCCTCCTCAAGGCCGCAGCTGACTCCGCTGCCGCCCCGCTCTCCTACACCGTCCTCCTCTTCCGCAGCGTCCCCGCCCCCGACGCCTTCTGCGCCAACGTCGTCCTCAaggctctctccctctcccttgaCCCGCTCCTCGCCCTCCCCTTCTTCGTCGCCAACCTCCGCTCCGGCTTTGCCCCCAACAGTTTCACCTTCCCCGTCCTCTTCTCCGCTTGTGCCCGAGCGTCGTCCCTTGACACCGGGGAGACTTGCCACGGCCAGGCCGTGAAGCGGGGCGTGGACGCCGTCCTTCATGTTCGTAATTCCCTCGTCCACATGTACGCCACCTGCGGCCTAGTTGGTTGCGCGCGCATGTTGTTCGATGAGATGTCCCACCGAGATACAGTGTCTTGGAACTCCATGATCGATGGGTATGTCACCTCAGGGGAGTTGAATTCTGCAAGGGAGCTATTCGATGAAATGCCGGGAAGAAATGTGGTGTCTTGGAATGTTATGATCGGTGGGTATGTAAAAGAACGGAACCCCGAAATGGGATTGGAGCTCTTCAGGTTGATGGATAAGAAGGGGCTGAAGGGGAATGATAAGACAATGGTCAGTGTGGTCACAGCGTGTGGGAGGCTGGGCAAGCTCAATGGAGGGAGGTCGATTCATGCATATTATACTAGGAATTTTGTAGATGATAATGTGATATTTGGCACGGCATTAGTAGATATGTACAGTAGGTGTAGAAGAGTGGACGTTGCAAGAAGGGTGTTCGAAGAGATGCCGAAGCGGAATTTGGTCTGCTGGAATGCAATGATTGTTGGACATTGTATCCATGGAGATCCTTTGGACGGGCTTGCATTGTTTGACAAGATGGTGGGAGAAG GCTGTGATACGCATGAAGAAACTAATGATAGCTTCCACCTAGAAACAACAGGAATCTCACCAGATGAAGTTACTTTTATTGGACTCTTATGTGCTTGCGCCCGCGAAGGCCTACTGACCCAAGGGAAGAAATATTTTGAGCAGATGACCAAGTTGTATAATCTCAAACCTACATTTGCTCATTATTGGTGCATGGCAAACCTCTACGGAGGGCTTGGCCTGGTTGAAGAAGCGGAAGAAGTATTAAGAGGCATGCCCGAGGATGAAGAATCACTAGCCCTGGGAGGTTTGCTTGGATTTTGCCGATTTCGTGGGGAATTGGAGTTGGGGGAGAGCATTGCAAAGAGATTGGTTGAGCTTGAACCTTCAAACGGCTCTCGCTATTCTTTGTTGCAGAATATATATGTGGCAGCAGGGAAGTGGGAAGATGCTCACAAGGTGAAGGAGATGATGAGGAACAGAGAAATAAGATCAATGCCTGGTCACAGACTTGTAGATTTAAATGAGATTGTCCACAACTTTAAAATTGGGGATAGGTCGAAACCAGAGATTGAGAAGGTATATGAGATGCTGGATGATGTGGCTGCCAGACTTAGAATAAGAGGTGCTACAATGGACTTGACCGAAAGTGTCCAGCAGTGA
- the LOC135633928 gene encoding probable transcription factor KAN2, which yields MELFSAAAPAAADLSLQISSLEATASSWRKPGDDNMELGFRCRNLDSTTTTNKNRTAASAARATASELSLANPRAAVSATTSNDTFHRSQPRHYHHHLQYDHLQYHHHHPLHHQEQSWLEPITGIPIYQHPPFFPAVAPHQQHHLCGSPSSSNHALTHLVASQGLSRSRYLPPRFPAKRSMRAPRMRWTTTLHARFVHAVELLGGHERATPKSVLELMDVRDLTLAHVKSHLQMYRTLKNTDRPAVPSGSNALSLTVLA from the exons ATGGAGCTCTTCTCAGCAGCAGCACCAGCAGCAGCAGATTTATCGCTTCAGATCAGCTCGCTCGAAGCCACAGCATCAAGTTGGAGAAAGCCAGGTGATGACAACATGGAATTAGGGTTTCGGTGCAGGAACTTGGACTCGACCACCACAACCAACAAGAACAGAACCGCTGCATCAGCAGCCAGAGCCACCGCCTCTGAGCTCTCCTTGGCAAACCCAAGAGCCGCGGTCTCCGCCACCACAAGCAATGACACCTTCCACCGTTCTCAACCTCGCCACTATCACCACCACCTACAATACGATCACCTACAATACCACCACCACCATCCGCTACATCACCAAGAGCAGAGCTGGCTGGAGCCCATAACGGGCATCCCAATCTACCAACACCCACCTTTCTTTCCTGCAGTCGCCCCGCATCAGCAGCATCACCTGTGTGGATCTCCTTCCTCCTCCAATCATGCTTTAACGCACTTGGTGGCGAGCCAAGGCTTGTCGAGATCGAGATATCTGCCGCCGCGGTTCCCTGCCAAGCGGAGCATGAGAGCGCCGAGGATGCGGTGGACTACCACACTCCACGCCCGCTTTGTGCATGCTGTGGAGCTGTTGGGAGGCCACGAGA GGGCGACGCCCAAGTCAGTTCTAGAGCTCATGGATGTGAGAGATCTTACCCTGGCTCATGTGAAATCTCACTTGCAG ATGTATCGAACTCTGAAGAACACCGATAGACCCGCAGTTCCATCAGGTTCAAATGCTTTGTCTCTTACAGTTCTTGCCTAA